One segment of Candidatus Binatota bacterium DNA contains the following:
- a CDS encoding nuclear transport factor 2 family protein has product MEIAEEIARDFMDALSSGDTERILACYTDDATVWTAGALPISGLHDLDEIRALCDGLLGAFPEGLKFTITAMTVGDDRVAIEAEGHGVHASGRSYDQNYHFLLSLRDGKVAQMKEYFDTELAREVLLG; this is encoded by the coding sequence ATGGAAATAGCCGAAGAAATAGCCCGTGATTTTATGGATGCCCTTTCGAGCGGTGATACCGAGCGCATCCTGGCTTGCTACACCGACGACGCCACGGTGTGGACAGCGGGGGCACTGCCCATATCGGGACTGCACGACCTCGACGAGATCCGGGCCCTGTGCGATGGACTGCTGGGGGCCTTCCCCGAGGGGCTGAAGTTCACGATCACCGCCATGACGGTAGGCGACGACCGGGTAGCCATAGAAGCCGAGGGCCACGGTGTGCACGCAAGTGGCAGATCATACGATCAGAATTATCACTTCCTGTTGTCTTTGCGTGACGGCAAGGTCGCGCAGATGAAAGAGTACTTTGACACCGAGCTCGCGCGCGAGGTGCTGCTGGGCTGA
- a CDS encoding D-aminoacylase translates to MHDLVIRNATVVDGTGRERFEGDVAIDNGRVAEVGQVAGKGEEEIDASGLLAMPGWVDVHTHYDGQVTWDPLLTPSFWHGVTTVVMGNCGVGFAPAAPGQREWLVGLMEGVEDIPGTALNEGIRWDWESFPEYLDALERCPHAIDVAAHIAHGPVRAYVMGERGASNEPASAEDIARMAELVGEAMRAGALGFSSSRTLLHVAIDGEPVPGTFAAEDELMAFARVLGEHGSGIFEVAPAGVSGEDLAAPEKEIAWMQRVSAATGCPITFLLGQNTLEPDAWRRMLQLCEQADAEGARVYPQVFGRPTSLLFSFEGVSPFARYPSFAPLMDMTPEERMPFLRDPSFRAKVLSESDPNDDVFAMMMKDPWQQAFELGDPPDYEPDASRSLAARAARDGVDPRELAWDIMLGDDGRAVVLWALLGYADGDLEPVREMLEHPLSAVGGSDGGAHCRMICDSSVPTFLLTHWTRDRSRGERLSLESVVKKQSRDTARLYGLDDRGEITPGQKADINLVDYDALSVGVPRMVYDLPGGAPRFMQKAVGYKATLVAGQVVQRDGEDSGARPGRVVRGAQPAYQAGQ, encoded by the coding sequence ATGCACGACCTGGTAATTCGCAACGCAACTGTAGTAGACGGAACCGGCCGCGAGCGCTTTGAAGGCGACGTGGCCATAGACAATGGACGCGTGGCCGAAGTGGGCCAGGTGGCGGGCAAGGGCGAAGAGGAGATCGACGCCTCGGGTCTGCTGGCGATGCCCGGCTGGGTGGACGTGCACACGCACTACGACGGCCAGGTCACCTGGGATCCGCTGCTGACGCCTTCGTTCTGGCACGGGGTAACGACCGTGGTCATGGGTAACTGCGGAGTTGGCTTTGCGCCGGCCGCTCCGGGGCAGCGCGAGTGGCTGGTCGGCCTGATGGAGGGAGTCGAAGATATTCCCGGCACCGCGCTCAACGAGGGCATCCGCTGGGACTGGGAGAGTTTTCCGGAGTACCTCGACGCGCTCGAACGCTGCCCGCACGCCATCGACGTGGCCGCGCACATTGCCCACGGTCCGGTCCGGGCCTACGTCATGGGCGAGCGCGGTGCGAGCAACGAGCCGGCTTCTGCCGAAGACATAGCCAGGATGGCCGAGCTGGTGGGCGAGGCCATGCGCGCGGGCGCCCTGGGTTTTTCTTCCTCTCGTACGCTGCTGCACGTGGCCATCGATGGCGAGCCGGTGCCCGGTACCTTTGCCGCCGAGGACGAGCTGATGGCCTTTGCGCGGGTGCTGGGCGAACACGGCAGCGGCATTTTTGAGGTCGCGCCGGCGGGCGTGTCGGGTGAGGATCTGGCTGCCCCCGAAAAAGAGATCGCGTGGATGCAGCGGGTGTCGGCGGCAACCGGCTGTCCGATCACCTTTCTGCTGGGGCAGAACACTCTCGAGCCCGACGCATGGCGGCGCATGCTGCAACTGTGCGAGCAGGCCGACGCCGAAGGCGCGCGCGTGTACCCGCAGGTGTTCGGGAGACCGACCAGCCTGCTGTTCAGTTTCGAAGGCGTGAGTCCCTTCGCGCGCTACCCGAGTTTTGCGCCGCTGATGGACATGACTCCCGAAGAGCGCATGCCGTTTCTTCGCGACCCATCGTTTCGCGCCAAGGTGTTGTCGGAGAGCGACCCCAACGACGATGTCTTTGCCATGATGATGAAAGACCCGTGGCAGCAGGCCTTCGAGCTGGGTGACCCGCCCGATTACGAGCCCGACGCTTCGCGCTCGCTGGCGGCGCGCGCGGCCCGCGACGGTGTTGATCCGCGCGAACTGGCCTGGGACATAATGCTGGGCGACGACGGGCGCGCTGTGGTGTTATGGGCCCTGCTCGGTTACGCCGACGGTGATCTTGAACCGGTGCGCGAAATGCTCGAACACCCGCTGTCGGCCGTTGGCGGCAGCGACGGTGGCGCCCACTGCCGCATGATCTGCGACAGCAGCGTGCCTACTTTCCTTCTCACGCACTGGACCCGCGACCGCAGCCGTGGCGAGCGTTTGTCACTGGAGTCGGTGGTCAAGAAGCAGAGCCGCGACACCGCGCGCCTTTACGGGCTCGACGACCGCGGCGAGATCACCCCCGGGCAGAAGGCTGATATCAACCTTGTCGATTACGACGCGTTGTCGGTTGGCGTGCCGCGCATGGTGTACGACCTGCCCGGTGGCGCGCCGCGCTTCATGCAGAAGGCGGTCGGCTACAAGGCTACGCTCGTGGCTGGACAGGTGGTGCAACGCGACGGCGAAGACAGTGGCGCACGACCGGGGCGCGTGGTCAGGGGCGCGCAGCCGGCGTACCAAGCAGGGCAGTAA
- a CDS encoding DegT/DnrJ/EryC1/StrS family aminotransferase: MADNPNIPMVNIAAQDAVLRPLVQPRLDRVMESGRYINGPEVAELEAALAEFTGAHHAVACSSGTDALLMLLMAHGVGPGDAVFVPAFTFAATAGAVALAGATPVFVDIDAATMNMSADSLSAAVAATAKTAQVTPRAVIAVDLFGHLADYEALGRLCDRHELLLLEDAAQSMGASHSRRMAGGLGVDAATSFFPAKPLGCWGDGGMVFTSNSDTADLLRSIREHGQGGDRYRNLRVGLNARMDTMQAAVLLARLPLFEQELHRRRELAERYGQLLAAAAEASPHPAITLPTTAAGSLPAWAQYTLRVADQRRDQLRAALAEQGIASGVYYPEPLSKQPAFADNSVAPVTLTTTEQACSEVLSLPISAYLGDSEQARVAEAVVTALLGTPAARP, encoded by the coding sequence ATGGCTGACAACCCGAACATACCGATGGTGAATATTGCCGCGCAGGACGCGGTGCTGCGGCCCCTGGTTCAACCGCGTCTCGATCGCGTGATGGAGTCGGGCCGCTACATCAACGGGCCCGAAGTAGCCGAGCTCGAAGCGGCGCTGGCCGAGTTTACCGGCGCCCACCACGCGGTAGCCTGCTCGTCGGGAACCGACGCGCTGCTGATGCTGCTCATGGCCCACGGCGTAGGCCCGGGCGACGCGGTGTTCGTGCCCGCCTTTACCTTTGCCGCCACCGCCGGCGCCGTGGCGCTGGCCGGTGCCACGCCGGTGTTTGTCGACATTGACGCCGCGACCATGAACATGAGCGCCGACTCGCTGTCCGCGGCCGTCGCAGCCACGGCGAAAACTGCGCAGGTCACCCCGCGGGCCGTCATCGCCGTGGACCTGTTCGGTCACCTGGCCGACTACGAGGCGCTGGGGCGGCTGTGCGACCGGCACGAACTTCTGCTGCTCGAGGACGCCGCCCAGTCGATGGGAGCTTCGCACAGCAGGCGCATGGCGGGCGGCCTCGGTGTTGACGCCGCCACGAGTTTCTTTCCGGCCAAGCCGCTGGGCTGCTGGGGTGACGGCGGCATGGTCTTCACGAGCAACAGCGATACCGCTGACCTGCTCAGGTCCATACGCGAACACGGCCAGGGCGGCGACCGCTACCGCAACCTGCGCGTGGGCCTGAACGCGCGCATGGACACCATGCAGGCGGCCGTGCTACTGGCCAGGTTGCCGTTGTTTGAACAAGAGCTTCACCGCCGCCGCGAACTCGCCGAGCGTTACGGGCAACTGCTCGCCGCCGCCGCCGAGGCGAGCCCACATCCGGCCATCACCCTGCCTACCACCGCAGCCGGTTCACTGCCGGCCTGGGCGCAGTACACGCTGCGGGTAGCCGACCAGCGACGGGATCAGCTGCGCGCAGCCCTGGCCGAACAGGGAATCGCGAGCGGGGTCTACTATCCCGAGCCCTTGAGCAAGCAACCCGCGTTTGCCGACAACTCAGTCGCGCCGGTAACGCTGACAACAACTGAACAGGCCTGCAGCGAGGTGCTGAGCCTGCCCATCTCGGCCTACCTCGGCGATAGCGAGCAAGCGCGCGTGGCCGAAGCCGTTGTTACTGCCCTGCTTGGTACGCCGGCTGCGCGCCCCTGA
- a CDS encoding nuclear transport factor 2 family protein, with protein sequence MTQFDREEVQAAFAARLEIQERDDWAAFADTFTDDAVYVEHHEGTFRGHAAIKEWLVPVMKLCEGWTYPNEWVVVEGNRVIYKWLNRLPGKRSDGSYYEFAGISVSEYAGDGKFNFQEDLYNWEETMAVMTQWSEDNKAAAGNDAAS encoded by the coding sequence ATGACGCAATTTGACAGAGAAGAAGTGCAAGCCGCCTTCGCGGCGCGCCTCGAGATACAGGAACGTGACGACTGGGCTGCCTTCGCCGATACCTTTACCGACGATGCCGTCTACGTGGAACACCACGAGGGCACCTTCCGCGGCCACGCCGCGATAAAGGAATGGCTGGTGCCGGTCATGAAGCTCTGCGAGGGCTGGACCTATCCCAACGAGTGGGTGGTCGTTGAAGGCAACCGCGTGATCTACAAGTGGTTGAATCGCCTGCCGGGCAAGCGCAGCGACGGCAGCTACTACGAGTTTGCCGGCATCTCGGTGTCCGAGTACGCGGGCGACGGTAAGTTTAATTTCCAGGAAGACCTCTACAACTGGGAAGAGACCATGGCCGTGATGACGCAGTGGAGCGAGGACAACAAGGCTGCTGCCGGCAACGACGCAGCTTCGTGA
- a CDS encoding SDR family oxidoreductase, producing MSAGPLEGRRALVTGAASGIGEATARLLVVQGARVALLDRDGERLGVVGKSLDSLALEADVCDEQAVVRAVGEVTDGLGGLDLLVNNAGAGNLARFEDHAADDWQRVLSVNLAAVATVTRAALPALRAAGPGAAIVNNASGSAPRPTRGESAYSAAKAGVVALTQALAQELAPDIRVNCVSPGVIRTAMTEPLFQIEGLLGPVNEATPLGRAGTAEEVAAVIAFLAGPGAAFVTGQNLVIDGGMSLPQAGIDQVLKGVVGG from the coding sequence GTGAGCGCGGGGCCACTCGAGGGACGGCGCGCGTTGGTGACCGGTGCGGCGTCGGGCATAGGCGAGGCGACAGCCCGCCTGCTCGTGGTCCAGGGCGCGCGCGTGGCGCTGCTCGACCGTGACGGTGAGCGGCTTGGCGTCGTGGGCAAGAGCCTCGACTCACTCGCTCTTGAAGCCGACGTGTGTGACGAGCAAGCCGTTGTGCGAGCGGTCGGCGAGGTCACCGACGGGCTGGGTGGCCTCGACCTGCTGGTAAACAACGCCGGCGCCGGTAACCTGGCGCGCTTTGAAGATCACGCGGCCGATGACTGGCAGCGCGTACTGTCGGTGAACCTTGCGGCCGTTGCTACCGTCACGCGGGCGGCGTTGCCTGCGCTTCGAGCCGCCGGCCCCGGGGCTGCAATCGTAAACAACGCGTCGGGCAGCGCCCCAAGGCCTACCCGCGGCGAGTCGGCCTACTCGGCGGCCAAGGCCGGCGTGGTGGCGCTCACCCAGGCCCTGGCCCAGGAACTCGCGCCCGACATCCGCGTGAACTGCGTGTCGCCTGGCGTTATCCGCACGGCCATGACCGAGCCGCTGTTCCAGATCGAGGGCCTGCTCGGGCCCGTGAACGAGGCGACGCCTTTGGGCCGCGCGGGCACGGCCGAGGAAGTGGCTGCGGTCATCGCCTTCCTCGCCGGCCCGGGCGCGGCTTTCGTCACCGGCCAGAACCTGGTCATCGACGGCGGCATGTCGCTACCCCAGGCCGGCATCGACCAGGTGCTCAAGGGCGTGGTCGGGGGCTGA
- a CDS encoding MFS transporter, giving the protein MDMPRQWHGRAAADYLTNRINGKENGPPVAQATGGLFCCAKRRPPAPGGAGPNAMNAQKQNNTARGKNRSRDTRPALLNRAMLTTLACGSAYGFAMSSFYLLPAWLAGDLGASADTIGSVTATCALATVLAAPLVARWADRVALGRLAAMGSATMALSAAAFYFVESVGPAMYLLRAVHGATFTVVFTALNALVARLAPRERLSEAMGLVGASMLVMNAIAPALMEPLAHAAGWQVVFAIAAASATLATGLALAVPGGDAAVPVTPPARGTGRAMMARRQTRQYALVSAVTGCAFGVMFTFTPPMALELGRDHVAGFFAAYAGAAVFVRLLLGGLPDRVGRFRTAVVSLHVYVAAVAITPLLGADALELAGLVLGLAHGLFFPSLHGMVLSVTPAREHGRMMALFVASFYGGMSAGAWGLGQLATVAGYQSTYLVAATLLLLVAMSFAFSREFSGRARPVAPGQAMPAGAPGA; this is encoded by the coding sequence GTGGATATGCCTCGCCAGTGGCACGGGAGGGCTGCAGCCGATTACCTGACCAACAGGATAAACGGCAAGGAGAATGGCCCTCCCGTCGCACAGGCGACCGGAGGGCTTTTTTGTTGCGCGAAGCGACGGCCCCCGGCACCTGGCGGCGCGGGTCCGAACGCCATGAATGCGCAAAAACAAAACAATACCGCCCGTGGGAAGAATCGTTCCCGCGATACCCGACCGGCCCTGCTTAACCGCGCCATGCTGACCACGCTGGCCTGCGGGTCGGCGTACGGGTTTGCCATGTCGAGCTTCTACCTGCTGCCCGCGTGGCTGGCTGGTGACCTGGGCGCCAGCGCCGATACCATCGGATCGGTTACGGCTACCTGCGCGCTGGCCACCGTCCTGGCCGCGCCGCTGGTTGCCCGCTGGGCCGACCGGGTGGCGCTGGGTCGGCTGGCCGCCATGGGGTCGGCCACCATGGCGCTGTCGGCGGCGGCATTCTATTTCGTCGAGTCGGTGGGCCCGGCCATGTACCTGCTGCGAGCCGTGCACGGCGCGACTTTCACCGTGGTCTTCACCGCGCTCAACGCCTTGGTTGCCAGGCTGGCTCCGCGCGAACGGCTGAGCGAGGCGATGGGGCTGGTCGGCGCCAGCATGCTGGTGATGAACGCCATAGCACCCGCGCTCATGGAGCCGCTGGCCCACGCCGCCGGCTGGCAGGTGGTGTTCGCCATAGCGGCGGCATCAGCCACCCTGGCTACCGGGCTTGCGCTTGCCGTCCCGGGAGGCGACGCGGCCGTTCCAGTGACGCCGCCCGCCCGGGGTACCGGACGCGCGATGATGGCTCGCAGGCAAACTCGACAGTACGCACTGGTGTCGGCCGTTACCGGCTGTGCCTTCGGGGTGATGTTTACCTTCACTCCGCCGATGGCGCTCGAGCTCGGTCGAGATCACGTGGCCGGGTTCTTTGCAGCCTACGCGGGGGCCGCGGTCTTCGTGCGCCTGCTGCTCGGTGGTCTTCCGGATCGTGTGGGACGCTTTCGCACGGCCGTGGTCTCCCTGCACGTGTACGTGGCCGCCGTCGCGATAACGCCGCTCCTGGGAGCCGACGCGCTCGAGCTGGCAGGCCTGGTCCTGGGCCTGGCCCACGGTCTGTTCTTTCCGTCGCTGCACGGCATGGTGCTATCGGTCACTCCCGCGCGCGAGCACGGCAGGATGATGGCGCTGTTCGTCGCCTCCTTCTACGGAGGCATGTCGGCCGGTGCGTGGGGACTGGGTCAGCTCGCGACCGTTGCCGGCTACCAGTCCACCTACCTGGTGGCGGCCACGCTGCTGCTGCTGGTGGCGATGAGCTTCGCGTTCTCGCGCGAATTCAGCGGCCGGGCGCGCCCGGTAGCGCCGGGGCAAGCCATGCCGGCCGGGGCTCCTGGCGCGTGA
- a CDS encoding class I SAM-dependent methyltransferase, with amino-acid sequence MDPQPLSNPTTNARVLELVSEGGLRDRRLLDLGAGNGYLARLLAERARADGLDPGQVLAACDLFPDYFDCEGVECRGMRFMDSLPYDDASFDCVYSVEVIEHLENPYAFLREIYRVLKPGGLAVVTTPNLLNLNSRLAFAGRGFWMLFGPLATDEESARYLSGHIMPMHPYYVNWGMTRAGFEQVTHHHDRFKTSALAMLPLAWPLIKLSEWKAHRRMARKTPGLLADNASALAAMNSWRSLCARSTIVAARKLSA; translated from the coding sequence ATGGACCCGCAACCGCTTTCAAATCCCACCACCAACGCGCGCGTACTCGAACTGGTGTCCGAAGGAGGCCTGCGCGACCGTCGTTTGCTCGACCTGGGTGCGGGCAACGGCTACCTCGCGCGACTGCTGGCCGAACGCGCACGCGCCGATGGCCTCGACCCCGGGCAGGTGCTGGCAGCCTGCGACTTGTTTCCCGACTACTTTGACTGCGAGGGAGTCGAGTGCCGCGGCATGCGTTTCATGGACTCCCTGCCCTACGACGACGCGAGTTTTGACTGCGTTTACTCGGTGGAAGTCATCGAGCATCTCGAAAACCCTTACGCCTTCCTGCGCGAGATCTACCGGGTGCTCAAGCCTGGCGGCCTGGCCGTGGTGACAACGCCCAACCTGCTCAACCTGAACTCGAGGCTGGCGTTTGCCGGACGGGGCTTCTGGATGCTGTTCGGGCCCCTGGCCACCGACGAAGAGTCGGCCCGCTACCTGTCAGGACACATAATGCCCATGCACCCCTACTACGTGAACTGGGGAATGACGCGGGCCGGTTTCGAACAGGTGACCCACCACCACGACCGCTTCAAGACCTCAGCCCTGGCAATGCTGCCGCTGGCCTGGCCACTGATCAAGCTGTCGGAATGGAAAGCCCACCGACGCATGGCGCGCAAGACCCCCGGCCTGCTGGCCGACAACGCCTCGGCCCTCGCGGCGATGAACAGCTGGCGCAGCTTGTGCGCGCGCAGCACTATCGTCGCCGCAAGAAAACTTTCGGCTTAA
- a CDS encoding ester cyclase: MTNEELVRAACKAVWSDHDLDKIDDLYAADFVAHYSSVGMPDVGPGPEGVKQLAISIRGSFPDYHETVEDLVASGDRVAVRLTLRGTNTGPLPDGTVTGKAVEFTDMTMLRIADGKIAELWGLSDHLSILVQLGTVELPVAVA; the protein is encoded by the coding sequence ATGACCAACGAAGAACTCGTACGGGCCGCTTGCAAGGCGGTGTGGAGTGACCACGACCTTGATAAGATCGACGACCTGTACGCCGCCGACTTCGTAGCGCACTACTCGTCGGTGGGGATGCCCGACGTGGGCCCGGGCCCGGAGGGGGTGAAGCAACTTGCGATTTCTATCAGGGGGAGTTTTCCCGATTATCACGAGACCGTCGAGGACCTGGTCGCGTCGGGTGACCGTGTTGCCGTCCGCCTCACCCTGCGGGGGACTAACACCGGGCCGCTACCCGATGGAACCGTTACCGGCAAGGCTGTCGAATTCACCGACATGACCATGCTGCGCATCGCCGATGGTAAGATCGCCGAGTTGTGGGGACTCAGCGATCACCTTTCGATCCTGGTCCAGTTGGGCACTGTCGAACTGCCCGTAGCTGTTGCATGA
- a CDS encoding MBL fold metallo-hydrolase, protein MLGIQPERMELTQVADSVYAVTQLGKPTVLGWSNSGLIDSGDGLVVDTFWDRPLTNELLGLYAGVRSERPGTLVNTHHNVDHTGGNSAMHGARIIAHANCAAAMEAEAGMHGLFQALADADPATLEPAQAALAEELRPFDHASVELELPTESVEEATELELGGTAVRLIPMGPAHTDNDMVVHLPEQNVLFTGDLLFNQCTPIGWAGTTQLWMDSLDAMVALEPEVVVPGHGPVCDTDGLLGLRDYFAYVLREARVFFDRGVAVDDACRQIDLGPYGEWEAPERLVFNVQRAYNEFAGDTAATIDAADMMSRAFALKPALKPAR, encoded by the coding sequence TTGCTTGGGATACAGCCTGAACGCATGGAACTCACGCAGGTAGCAGACTCGGTATACGCGGTAACGCAGCTCGGCAAACCCACCGTGCTGGGCTGGAGCAACTCGGGCCTGATCGATTCCGGTGACGGGCTGGTAGTCGACACCTTCTGGGATCGCCCGCTGACCAACGAACTGTTGGGGCTTTACGCGGGCGTTCGCTCGGAGCGCCCCGGCACCCTGGTGAACACTCACCACAACGTCGACCACACCGGCGGCAACTCGGCCATGCACGGCGCGCGTATAATTGCCCACGCTAACTGTGCGGCTGCGATGGAGGCCGAGGCCGGGATGCACGGCTTGTTCCAGGCCCTGGCCGACGCTGACCCGGCCACCCTCGAGCCCGCGCAGGCTGCCCTGGCCGAGGAGCTGCGCCCTTTTGACCACGCGAGCGTGGAGCTGGAGCTGCCCACCGAATCGGTCGAGGAGGCCACCGAGCTTGAACTGGGCGGCACAGCAGTGCGGCTGATCCCCATGGGCCCGGCGCACACCGACAACGACATGGTCGTTCACCTTCCGGAGCAGAACGTGCTGTTCACCGGCGACCTGCTCTTCAACCAGTGCACGCCCATAGGCTGGGCCGGCACGACGCAGCTGTGGATGGACTCGCTCGACGCCATGGTGGCGCTCGAGCCCGAGGTGGTAGTGCCCGGCCACGGGCCGGTGTGTGATACTGACGGTTTGCTGGGTCTGCGCGATTACTTTGCCTACGTGTTGCGAGAGGCGCGCGTGTTTTTTGACCGCGGGGTGGCGGTGGACGACGCCTGCCGGCAGATAGATCTCGGGCCTTACGGCGAGTGGGAGGCCCCCGAGCGACTGGTGTTCAACGTGCAGCGCGCTTACAACGAGTTTGCCGGCGACACTGCCGCCACCATAGACGCGGCCGACATGATGTCGCGCGCGTTCGCCCTCAAGCCCGCCCTCAAGCCCGCGCGCTGA
- a CDS encoding class I SAM-dependent methyltransferase, translating to MHDDSSATTTNEKQIDYWDQTAGPRWVAMQDSLDRLIGPLGVEARRRGAPSAGESVLDVGCGCGQTLLEMAADVGESGNVTGVDVSSPMVARANERAAANGFKNIEAFVADAQVYDFEPGAYDLVYSRFGVMFFDDPVAALGNLGRAIEGGGRMSFVCWQAITENPWMFEPTRAAMAHVAVEAPTDPHAPGPFAFADRERLLGLLTGAGFGDVLVEPFEVEMEVGGGAELDQTVEFMLQMGPAAQAVREADAQAAEAARGAVREALEPFYSAERGVIMPGRSWMVSARA from the coding sequence ATGCATGACGACAGCAGCGCGACCACGACCAACGAAAAGCAGATCGACTACTGGGACCAGACCGCCGGCCCGCGCTGGGTGGCCATGCAGGACTCGCTCGACCGCTTGATAGGCCCGCTGGGGGTCGAGGCCCGGCGTCGCGGCGCGCCCTCCGCGGGCGAGTCGGTGCTCGACGTCGGCTGCGGCTGCGGACAGACACTGCTCGAGATGGCCGCGGATGTGGGCGAGAGCGGCAACGTTACGGGCGTGGACGTGTCTTCGCCCATGGTAGCGCGGGCCAACGAACGTGCCGCGGCCAACGGGTTTAAAAACATCGAGGCCTTCGTGGCCGACGCCCAGGTATACGACTTTGAGCCGGGGGCTTACGACCTCGTGTACTCACGCTTCGGGGTGATGTTCTTTGACGACCCCGTAGCTGCGCTCGGTAACCTCGGGCGCGCTATAGAAGGCGGCGGCAGGATGTCCTTCGTGTGCTGGCAGGCTATCACCGAAAACCCGTGGATGTTCGAACCCACGCGTGCGGCCATGGCCCACGTTGCCGTCGAGGCACCCACCGACCCGCACGCGCCCGGGCCGTTCGCCTTCGCCGACCGCGAGCGGCTGCTCGGACTACTCACCGGGGCAGGCTTCGGTGACGTGCTGGTCGAGCCCTTCGAAGTAGAAATGGAAGTCGGCGGCGGTGCCGAGCTGGACCAGACGGTCGAGTTCATGCTGCAGATGGGGCCAGCCGCGCAGGCCGTGCGCGAGGCCGACGCCCAGGCCGCCGAGGCCGCCCGCGGCGCGGTGCGCGAAGCACTCGAGCCTTTCTACAGCGCCGAGCGCGGCGTGATCATGCCCGGCCGCAGCTGGATGGTCAGCGCGCGGGCTTGA
- a CDS encoding class A beta-lactamase-related serine hydrolase encodes MAYSLMPSLVTRARVPSDISSVETIDHEREVHPAEVGADSVLLEKSWQAARELFASGIHPAVGMCVRRHGRIILNRTIGYASGSGPGDPEDAPPVKVGLDSPFNIFSASKAITAMVIHLLDERHLLHLDDPVCEYIPEFNAQQKKWITIKHVLAHRAGLPHLPPAAFDLDHLDDRDWVIGHLAEARVSGRPGRRLAYHAISGGFILGEIVRRVTGKSIREVLASEILDPLGFEGLNYGVAADKLGSVVRNYHTGLPLLPPLSTVLKRALGIDFDQVIEMTNDERFLTGIVPSANICGTAEELSRFYELLLAGGTLGGVQVFNPLTIRRATMEQSYLEFDFTLGAPIRYGMGFFLGGEWISVYGPDTSKAFGHLGFTNVLGWADPERRISVGLVTSGKPVLYPELFHGWNLLRYLGQACPRVREVN; translated from the coding sequence ATGGCCTATTCGCTGATGCCATCGTTGGTCACGCGTGCGCGCGTGCCGAGCGATATCAGCAGCGTGGAGACCATAGACCACGAGCGCGAGGTGCACCCGGCCGAGGTGGGCGCCGATTCGGTACTGCTCGAGAAATCATGGCAGGCCGCCCGCGAATTGTTTGCCAGTGGCATTCACCCGGCGGTGGGCATGTGCGTGCGTCGCCACGGGCGCATCATACTCAACCGGACCATAGGCTACGCGAGCGGCTCGGGGCCGGGTGACCCCGAAGACGCGCCGCCGGTCAAGGTGGGCCTGGACTCGCCCTTCAATATTTTCTCGGCGTCCAAGGCTATTACGGCCATGGTCATCCATCTGCTCGACGAGCGCCACTTGCTGCACCTCGATGACCCGGTGTGCGAGTACATACCGGAGTTCAACGCGCAGCAAAAAAAATGGATTACGATCAAGCACGTGCTCGCCCACCGGGCCGGGCTGCCGCATCTCCCCCCGGCGGCTTTTGACCTCGACCATCTCGACGATCGTGACTGGGTGATCGGCCACCTGGCCGAAGCACGCGTGAGCGGACGCCCGGGACGGCGCCTCGCCTACCACGCCATCAGCGGCGGCTTTATCCTGGGTGAGATCGTGCGCCGCGTGACCGGCAAGAGTATCCGCGAGGTGCTCGCCAGCGAGATACTCGACCCGCTTGGTTTCGAGGGCCTGAACTACGGAGTGGCGGCCGACAAGCTGGGCAGCGTGGTACGCAACTACCACACCGGCCTGCCCTTGCTGCCGCCGTTATCGACGGTGTTGAAACGAGCCCTCGGCATCGATTTTGACCAGGTCATAGAGATGACCAACGACGAGCGCTTTCTCACCGGCATCGTTCCGTCGGCCAACATCTGCGGCACGGCCGAAGAACTCAGCCGTTTCTACGAATTGCTGCTGGCCGGTGGCACGCTGGGCGGAGTGCAGGTGTTCAACCCGCTCACCATACGCCGGGCCACGATGGAGCAGTCTTACCTCGAGTTCGATTTCACCCTGGGCGCACCAATACGTTACGGAATGGGGTTCTTCCTGGGTGGTGAATGGATCAGCGTTTACGGCCCCGACACGAGCAAGGCCTTCGGGCACCTCGGTTTTACCAACGTGCTGGGTTGGGCAGACCCGGAGCGTCGCATCTCGGTGGGGCTGGTGACCAGCGGCAAGCCGGTGTTGTACCCTGAACTGTTCCACGGCTGGAACCTTTTGCGTTACCTGGGCCAGGCCTGCCCCAGGGTTCGCGAGGTCAACTGA